In a single window of the Natronosalvus caseinilyticus genome:
- a CDS encoding TIGR01548 family HAD-type hydrolase, whose protein sequence is MHADAVVLDIDGVIVDVADSYRRAIVESIDHVYGRTIEKADIQLFKDAGGFNNDWELTYAAALYLLATGEGFQRSLEDFTDAIAANGGGLEAAESVVREECGARATERIKQRWDRQRLRDVFQQRYLGSDLYRGLEGGDPDPDLETHGFIHDEPLLLADETREHLTGRYNVGIVTGRPAAEAEIALERAGLDVPAEHRFTMDDWEEGKPHPRALTTLAERFDANEVVFVGDTLDDVRTATNADEADPDRDYYGIGVLTGGLTGEEGRRKYDAEGAAAVLETIDELPDLLE, encoded by the coding sequence ATGCACGCAGACGCCGTCGTCCTCGACATCGACGGAGTGATCGTCGACGTCGCCGACTCCTACCGCCGGGCCATCGTCGAGTCCATCGACCACGTTTACGGCCGGACCATCGAGAAAGCCGACATTCAGCTGTTCAAGGACGCGGGCGGGTTTAACAACGACTGGGAACTCACGTACGCCGCGGCGCTCTACCTGCTGGCTACCGGCGAGGGGTTTCAGCGATCGCTCGAGGACTTCACCGACGCTATCGCCGCCAACGGTGGCGGCCTCGAGGCCGCCGAGTCCGTCGTCCGCGAGGAGTGCGGCGCTCGAGCCACCGAGCGAATCAAGCAGCGATGGGATCGCCAACGGCTCCGGGACGTCTTTCAACAGCGCTACCTCGGAAGCGACCTCTACCGCGGACTCGAGGGCGGCGACCCGGATCCGGACCTGGAGACCCACGGGTTCATCCACGACGAACCGCTGTTGCTCGCCGACGAGACCCGCGAGCACCTCACCGGGCGATACAACGTGGGGATCGTCACCGGCAGACCGGCCGCCGAAGCCGAGATTGCCCTCGAGCGCGCGGGGCTCGACGTTCCGGCCGAGCACCGCTTCACGATGGACGACTGGGAGGAGGGCAAACCGCACCCGCGGGCCCTGACGACACTCGCCGAACGCTTCGACGCCAACGAGGTCGTCTTCGTGGGCGATACGCTCGACGACGTCCGAACCGCGACGAACGCCGACGAGGCCGACCCCGACCGCGACTACTACGGCATCGGCGTCCTCACCGGCGGACTGACCGGCGAGGAAGGCCGCCGGAAGTACGACGCCGAGGGGGCCGCCGCAGTTCTCGAGACGATCGACGAGTTGCCGGATCTGCTCGAGTAA
- a CDS encoding response regulator transcription factor, whose amino-acid sequence MATSTNTSDDSNGGTVLIVDDEPAITSAYARWLEGSYEVRAANSGPDALENLDERVDVVLLDRRMPDVSGDELLETIRERDLDCRVAIVSAVEPDFDIIDMGFDMYLEKPVSEPNELRETVSKLLDRSTYDEQMQQFLSLASKKASLEAKKAEDDLSSNEEYQKLAEQVDSLREDLSATATELDDEDLRAEFHNH is encoded by the coding sequence ATGGCGACATCAACAAACACATCGGACGACTCGAATGGGGGGACGGTGCTCATCGTCGACGATGAGCCCGCAATTACCAGTGCATACGCGAGGTGGCTCGAGGGGAGTTACGAGGTCAGAGCCGCAAACAGCGGCCCGGATGCGCTCGAGAACCTCGACGAGAGGGTCGACGTCGTCCTGCTCGACAGACGCATGCCGGACGTCTCCGGCGACGAACTCCTGGAGACAATTCGGGAGCGCGACCTGGATTGTCGGGTTGCGATCGTCTCGGCCGTCGAGCCGGACTTCGACATCATCGACATGGGATTCGATATGTACCTCGAAAAACCGGTTTCGGAGCCGAACGAACTCCGGGAGACGGTCTCGAAACTGCTGGACCGGTCGACGTACGACGAACAGATGCAACAGTTCCTCTCGCTCGCCTCCAAGAAGGCGTCCCTCGAGGCGAAAAAGGCCGAAGACGACCTCTCTTCGAACGAGGAGTACCAGAAACTCGCCGAACAGGTCGATTCTCTGCGAGAGGACCTCTCGGCCACAGCGACAGAGCTGGACGACGAAGATCTCCGTGCGGAGTTCCACAACCACTGA
- a CDS encoding helix-turn-helix transcriptional regulator → MKLEEFKREHIREGTNVLVLSPLTPHGTKAFTELLSTTNPSRTNMAVVTYTQPPSMWLTDWEAANNGPPNEITFIHNGSEPGEEISTDQQRPRTINTVRTSPQDPIDVVTHLGDELKRWQDEGRQSVISVQTLTILLEYIDFDTAFRYLHILIHRVQAAGAIGYYQMDPTIHDEETINTLSVLFDVVAEVSQTETGEDDWTLVGSKSRADAPHEPDHDQDAAALKSEREEVDQSTHERAPDVERHHEPRRDSGGDEHSPLTEFKTWVSSLWSGDGSKRSDGDGGDGSAQTHTRDRTLDGGETGPTTNGSVDTDQPSRDADTEPPTPSQNGSSGTSESIESSTTPESDDPLLTDQEQIQQLIAQSGGRMRQSDLVDETKWSSSSVSRKLSSMEEDGLITRVQVGRGNLVFLAGYEPDAAVSPSGTSSERTTPLRGE, encoded by the coding sequence ATGAAATTAGAGGAATTCAAACGAGAGCACATTCGGGAGGGGACGAACGTTCTCGTTCTCTCGCCGCTCACCCCCCATGGGACGAAAGCGTTCACGGAGCTGCTTTCGACGACCAACCCATCCAGGACGAACATGGCCGTCGTGACGTACACGCAGCCACCGAGCATGTGGTTGACCGACTGGGAAGCGGCCAACAACGGCCCACCGAACGAAATTACCTTCATCCACAACGGATCGGAACCTGGCGAGGAGATCAGTACCGACCAGCAGCGACCGAGAACGATAAACACGGTCCGTACGAGCCCACAGGACCCCATCGACGTCGTCACCCACCTCGGTGACGAACTGAAACGCTGGCAAGACGAGGGCAGGCAGTCGGTCATCTCCGTCCAGACGTTGACGATCCTGCTCGAGTACATCGATTTCGACACCGCATTTCGGTATCTGCACATTCTCATCCACCGCGTGCAGGCTGCTGGAGCGATCGGGTACTACCAGATGGATCCTACGATCCACGACGAGGAAACGATCAACACGCTCTCGGTGCTCTTCGACGTCGTCGCCGAGGTCAGTCAGACCGAAACCGGTGAAGACGACTGGACGCTCGTCGGAAGCAAGTCGCGTGCGGACGCCCCTCACGAGCCCGATCACGATCAGGACGCTGCAGCGTTGAAATCGGAGCGAGAGGAGGTGGATCAATCGACCCACGAACGTGCGCCCGACGTCGAACGCCACCACGAACCGCGACGGGACAGCGGCGGAGACGAACACTCGCCGCTCACCGAGTTCAAGACCTGGGTTAGCTCGCTCTGGTCAGGCGATGGAAGCAAAAGAAGCGACGGAGACGGTGGAGATGGCAGTGCTCAGACACACACACGCGACCGGACGCTCGACGGAGGCGAAACCGGCCCCACAACTAACGGATCGGTCGATACGGACCAGCCATCCCGTGATGCCGACACCGAACCGCCAACACCATCCCAGAACGGATCGAGCGGAACCAGCGAATCGATCGAATCGTCAACGACACCCGAGTCGGACGATCCGCTGCTGACGGACCAGGAACAGATCCAGCAGTTGATCGCCCAGTCCGGCGGCCGAATGCGGCAGTCGGACCTCGTCGACGAGACCAAATGGTCGAGTTCCTCCGTCAGCCGCAAGCTCTCGAGCATGGAAGAAGATGGATTGATCACGCGCGTGCAGGTTGGCCGCGGCAATCTCGTTTTCCTCGCCGGCTACGAACCCGACGCGGCCGTCTCTCCATCCGGCACGTCGAGCGAACGAACGACGCCGCTGAGAGGCGAATAG
- a CDS encoding DUF92 domain-containing protein, with product MTTPVRRAGAFAALCTLSLAVPILGPELSAPIALVLALVAVAVTDGPVFDLFAFPDDYAEGRLFGLLTFVLAVTTLGLLAVNWSLPLSIFVGVVFLVGYGSLAETLARTRTDADILQTIAFGAVGSIAAIAGQLGARLATDAPLESAFPVVVFLAVSGTFLAALLRDVLISYDDPIVLLTVGLSLWLLYELEPSVGVVGIFVAIAITMAIGYVSYALGAASIAGMLTGILLALLTIVLGDYGWFAVLITFFGVGSVSTRFRYDQKTDRGVAEENDGARGSSNVIGNTAAALVAVVGFAASEADLLAVDPDLFLFAFAGSIATALSDTLSSEIGSVFDSPRLITTLEPVEPGTDGGVTWQGELAGVVGATAVAGVSYVAYPVVGLTGALVIGVAGFLGMTADSVLGATLEGDLLGNQSVNFLATVAGALAGAVLYVVV from the coding sequence GTGACGACACCGGTTCGACGGGCAGGAGCCTTCGCCGCACTCTGTACGCTCTCGTTGGCCGTGCCGATCCTCGGCCCGGAGCTGTCGGCCCCGATCGCCCTCGTCCTCGCGCTGGTGGCCGTCGCCGTCACCGACGGCCCCGTCTTCGACCTCTTCGCGTTTCCGGATGACTACGCCGAGGGACGCCTGTTCGGGCTCCTCACGTTCGTCCTCGCCGTGACGACGCTCGGCCTGCTCGCCGTCAACTGGTCGCTCCCGCTCTCGATCTTCGTCGGCGTCGTCTTTCTCGTGGGATACGGCAGTCTGGCGGAGACCCTCGCTCGAACGCGAACCGACGCCGACATTCTCCAGACGATCGCGTTCGGAGCAGTCGGCTCGATCGCCGCCATCGCCGGACAGCTCGGCGCTCGACTGGCTACCGATGCCCCGCTCGAGAGCGCGTTCCCGGTGGTCGTGTTTCTGGCCGTGAGCGGGACGTTCCTCGCAGCGTTGCTCCGCGACGTGCTGATTAGCTACGACGATCCGATCGTCCTGCTCACCGTCGGCCTCTCGCTGTGGCTCCTGTACGAACTCGAGCCGAGCGTCGGCGTTGTGGGGATATTCGTCGCCATCGCGATCACGATGGCGATCGGCTACGTCTCCTACGCGCTGGGTGCGGCCTCTATCGCCGGAATGCTCACCGGTATCTTGCTCGCGCTCTTGACCATCGTTCTCGGCGACTACGGCTGGTTCGCCGTCCTCATCACGTTCTTCGGCGTTGGAAGCGTCTCGACGCGATTTCGATACGATCAAAAGACCGACCGTGGCGTCGCCGAGGAAAACGACGGCGCGCGCGGGAGTTCGAACGTCATCGGCAACACCGCGGCCGCGCTCGTCGCCGTTGTCGGCTTCGCTGCCAGCGAAGCCGACCTGCTCGCCGTCGACCCCGACCTCTTTCTGTTCGCGTTCGCCGGCTCGATCGCGACCGCACTTAGCGACACGCTCTCGAGCGAAATTGGAAGCGTCTTCGATTCCCCGCGGCTGATCACGACACTCGAGCCCGTCGAACCGGGAACCGATGGCGGCGTCACTTGGCAGGGCGAACTCGCCGGTGTCGTCGGCGCGACGGCGGTTGCGGGCGTGAGCTACGTGGCGTATCCCGTCGTTGGGCTCACGGGAGCGCTCGTCATCGGCGTCGCCGGCTTCCTGGGGATGACCGCCGATAGCGTTCTGGGGGCGACGCTCGAGGGCGACCTCCTCGGCAACCAGAGCGTGAACTTCCTCGCGACGGTCGCGGGTGCGCTCGCGGGTGCGGTGCTGTATGTCGTCGTCTGA
- the cgi121 gene encoding KEOPS complex subunit Cgi121 produces the protein MELLAGRLHVADLDSFVADLGEIGEAHDVTIQAFDPQYVAGRRHLERAVTLADRAIERGENVARDRAVELLCYAAGRRQIDRALEMGVDEGESDVIVLVDGPGDELAARAHLEDRFGLESVSALETVEGGVGADANGDVDVDVNANTNVDPNLNTLRSFFEISDAERAATAASLEDLVCERVALLEVEK, from the coding sequence ATGGAGCTCCTCGCAGGCCGACTCCACGTGGCCGACCTCGATTCGTTCGTCGCGGACCTCGGCGAAATCGGCGAGGCACACGACGTGACGATCCAGGCGTTCGACCCCCAGTACGTCGCGGGTCGGCGCCACCTCGAGCGAGCCGTCACTCTCGCGGATCGGGCCATCGAGCGCGGCGAGAACGTCGCCCGTGACCGGGCCGTCGAGCTCCTGTGCTACGCCGCCGGACGACGCCAGATCGATCGCGCCCTCGAGATGGGCGTCGACGAGGGGGAATCCGACGTGATCGTGCTGGTCGACGGACCAGGCGACGAACTGGCGGCTCGCGCCCACCTCGAGGACCGGTTCGGGCTCGAGTCCGTGTCGGCGCTCGAGACGGTAGAAGGAGGCGTGGGCGCAGACGCGAATGGAGATGTAGACGTAGACGTGAACGCAAACACGAACGTGGACCCGAACCTGAACACCCTGCGTTCGTTCTTCGAAATCAGCGACGCCGAACGGGCGGCGACGGCGGCGAGCCTCGAGGATCTCGTGTGTGAGCGGGTTGCGTTGCTCGAGGTCGAGAAGTAA
- a CDS encoding PAS domain-containing sensor histidine kinase, producing the protein MTPSSTGERQGASGDESAVTPRTRVLLLVDHDRNRQLLVDWLTPRYDVVVPDVVETVDVAFDLCIVDEGAFRRLEEWCTSRKEAVRPTFLPYLLVTNRSHTPSALDRHCIDAIVTVPVRKAELREQIDDLLAKRRESVALTEQKRQSRERFQTFFHTAPDPAFVFRADGLVREVNRAFCSKTGLEPAQVVGERLQNLDTFSDDVLEQLRPVDETGDEEREVAYRTVDGRRRIAEINTARIGTADEPEEIIGTFRDVTEQRRQKLELERQNERLDEFASILAHELRNPLGIAQMYLSIARESYEPEDFEQIDDSLERMSEMIDELLSLAREGETLDVTERVSLDAVVDDAWSQVAAPEATLRTESLSGTVEADVDRLERVFENLFRNAIEHAGDDVTVRVGVLEDGRSGVFVEDDGPGIDPDDRETIFDRGFTTGGNGTGLGLPIVKQIVEAHGWEIEAVDSERETGARFEIGGLHPS; encoded by the coding sequence ATGACGCCATCGTCGACCGGAGAACGGCAGGGAGCGAGCGGCGACGAGTCGGCCGTCACGCCCCGAACGCGAGTCTTACTACTCGTCGATCACGACCGGAACCGGCAGTTGCTCGTCGACTGGTTGACGCCGAGGTACGACGTCGTCGTCCCCGACGTCGTGGAGACGGTCGACGTCGCGTTCGACCTCTGTATCGTCGACGAAGGGGCGTTTAGACGGCTCGAGGAGTGGTGTACGTCCCGTAAGGAAGCCGTCCGGCCGACGTTCTTGCCGTACCTGCTGGTCACGAATCGATCCCACACGCCGTCCGCGCTGGACCGTCATTGTATCGACGCGATCGTGACGGTCCCGGTCAGGAAAGCCGAGTTGCGCGAGCAGATCGACGACCTCCTCGCCAAACGGCGAGAGTCGGTCGCGCTCACCGAGCAAAAGCGACAAAGTCGCGAGCGATTCCAGACGTTCTTTCACACGGCACCGGATCCAGCGTTCGTCTTTCGAGCCGACGGCCTCGTCAGGGAGGTCAATCGGGCGTTTTGTTCGAAGACGGGCCTCGAGCCCGCGCAGGTCGTCGGCGAGCGCTTACAGAACCTGGACACGTTTTCGGACGACGTTCTCGAACAGCTCCGTCCAGTGGACGAGACAGGGGACGAGGAACGCGAAGTTGCGTACCGAACCGTCGACGGACGCCGCCGAATTGCGGAGATCAACACCGCCAGGATCGGCACCGCGGACGAACCCGAGGAGATCATCGGAACGTTTCGCGACGTGACCGAGCAACGCCGACAGAAGCTCGAACTCGAGCGCCAGAACGAGCGTCTCGACGAGTTCGCGAGCATTCTCGCTCACGAACTTCGAAATCCGCTCGGTATCGCCCAGATGTACCTCTCCATCGCTCGGGAGAGCTACGAACCGGAGGATTTCGAGCAGATCGACGACTCACTCGAGCGGATGAGTGAGATGATCGACGAACTGCTCTCGCTCGCCAGAGAGGGCGAGACGCTCGACGTCACCGAACGGGTCTCGCTCGACGCCGTCGTCGACGACGCTTGGTCACAGGTGGCCGCGCCCGAGGCAACGCTCCGAACGGAGTCGCTATCGGGAACCGTCGAGGCGGACGTCGATCGACTCGAGCGAGTGTTCGAGAACCTGTTTCGAAACGCTATCGAGCACGCGGGGGACGACGTGACCGTTCGGGTCGGGGTGCTCGAGGACGGACGATCGGGCGTGTTTGTCGAGGACGACGGCCCCGGCATCGACCCCGACGACCGCGAGACGATTTTCGACCGGGGGTTCACGACCGGAGGCAACGGGACCGGCCTCGGCCTCCCGATCGTCAAGCAAATCGTCGAGGCACACGGGTGGGAGATCGAAGCGGTCGACAGCGAGCGCGAAACCGGTGCTCGATTCGAGATCGGCGGACTGCATCCTTCCTGA
- a CDS encoding ATPase domain-containing protein, with protein MPPADRISTGIAGLDTIIDGGLIPNRSYLIRGRPGTGKTMIGLHFLLAGAENGDPEDVLCINLEESTADIERNAESVGLDLSPVEFLDMSPSSDLFRESQNYSIFSPDEVDQESFADEVTARIEEIEPSRVFIDPITRLRHLVPDEYQFRQQVISFMRFLQNMDTTVMFTSQHMEGTSDDDLQFLSDGTFHLENSEHGRTISVPKLRGSNARRGPHSLRIRDDGVDVFPRLTIPEQTGDDGLGTVQSGVPAFDELLMGGIDRGTITVISGPTGVGKTTTGAQFMKEAAGRGERSVIYMFEETKKTFFTRAENVNIPVTNMVEHGTLAVEEVEPLNRSAEEFAHEVRREVEENDTKIVMIDGINGYRLSLRGERERLIRKLHSLGRYLKSRGVTVILVEEVGTVTSQFEATDVDISYLSDNIIFLRYIEVDGEMKKVIGVLKKRTSDFERTMREFEISSHGIKVGEPLRNLQGILSGIPTRTDERPAHPDSTLHSGE; from the coding sequence ATGCCACCAGCAGATCGAATCTCGACCGGAATCGCCGGTCTCGACACGATTATCGACGGCGGATTGATCCCGAACAGAAGCTACCTGATACGAGGACGCCCCGGAACGGGGAAGACGATGATCGGCCTGCACTTCCTGCTCGCAGGAGCCGAAAACGGCGATCCCGAGGACGTCCTCTGTATCAATCTCGAGGAGTCCACTGCGGACATCGAACGAAACGCCGAATCCGTCGGTCTCGATCTGTCCCCCGTCGAGTTTCTGGACATGAGTCCGAGTTCGGATCTGTTCCGCGAGTCACAGAACTACAGCATCTTCTCCCCCGACGAGGTAGACCAGGAGTCGTTTGCCGACGAAGTAACCGCCCGAATCGAAGAGATCGAGCCCAGTCGCGTGTTCATCGATCCGATCACGCGACTTCGTCACCTCGTCCCCGACGAGTACCAGTTCCGCCAGCAGGTCATCTCCTTCATGCGATTTTTACAGAACATGGACACCACCGTGATGTTCACCTCTCAGCACATGGAGGGGACTTCCGACGACGACCTCCAGTTCCTGAGCGACGGGACCTTTCACCTCGAAAATTCCGAGCACGGGCGGACGATTTCCGTCCCGAAACTTCGCGGTTCGAACGCCAGGCGGGGCCCACACTCGCTTCGAATTCGAGACGACGGCGTCGACGTGTTTCCCCGCCTCACGATTCCGGAGCAGACCGGCGACGATGGGTTGGGAACGGTCCAGTCCGGCGTCCCGGCGTTCGACGAACTGCTGATGGGCGGTATCGACCGGGGGACGATCACCGTCATCAGCGGGCCGACCGGCGTCGGCAAGACGACGACCGGTGCCCAGTTCATGAAAGAGGCCGCCGGTCGCGGGGAGCGGTCTGTCATCTACATGTTCGAAGAGACCAAGAAGACGTTCTTCACGCGAGCTGAGAACGTCAACATCCCGGTCACGAACATGGTCGAACACGGGACGCTCGCCGTCGAGGAAGTCGAACCGCTCAACCGCTCCGCCGAAGAGTTCGCACACGAGGTACGGCGCGAGGTCGAGGAAAACGACACGAAAATCGTGATGATCGACGGCATCAACGGGTACCGACTCTCGCTGCGTGGCGAGCGTGAACGGCTGATTCGGAAGCTTCACTCGCTGGGCCGATACCTGAAGTCTCGGGGGGTAACCGTGATTCTCGTCGAGGAGGTCGGGACGGTGACGAGTCAGTTCGAAGCGACCGACGTCGACATCAGCTACCTCTCCGATAACATCATCTTCCTTCGATACATCGAGGTCGATGGTGAGATGAAGAAGGTCATCGGCGTGTTGAAAAAGCGGACGAGCGACTTCGAGCGGACGATGCGCGAGTTCGAGATCTCGAGTCACGGCATCAAAGTCGGCGAGCCGCTCAGGAACCTCCAGGGCATTCTCAGCGGGATTCCGACGCGAACCGACGAGCGACCTGCTCATCCCGATTCGACCCTCCACTCAGGTGAATGA
- a CDS encoding undecaprenyl diphosphate synthase family protein, producing the protein MGLYERYLAARIRHHEGEPPAHVALVITERDLLERGAYETLAEFFRWAFEYAERVTVYVSVLDAAAVPTLRRELEEIDAPRAVAVRGPDDRQSADTPIQIGIGLGGKHEFTSAVRTLAEHVESGDLEPSMIDDDDVEAHLIFPDEPDLVIKTGAERLSDFMIWQSVYSELYFTDVNWRNVRKRDFLRAVREFCNRSRRFGR; encoded by the coding sequence GTGGGCCTGTACGAACGGTATCTCGCCGCACGAATTCGCCATCACGAGGGGGAGCCACCCGCTCACGTCGCGCTCGTGATCACCGAGCGTGACCTCCTCGAGCGCGGCGCCTACGAGACCCTCGCGGAGTTCTTCCGCTGGGCCTTCGAGTACGCCGAACGCGTCACCGTCTACGTGAGCGTGCTCGACGCGGCGGCCGTACCGACGTTGCGACGCGAACTCGAGGAAATCGACGCCCCTCGAGCGGTGGCCGTCCGGGGACCGGACGACCGACAATCGGCGGATACGCCCATCCAGATCGGAATCGGGCTCGGTGGAAAACACGAATTTACGAGTGCAGTCCGGACGCTCGCCGAACACGTCGAATCGGGCGACCTCGAGCCGTCGATGATCGACGACGACGACGTCGAAGCACACCTGATCTTTCCGGACGAACCCGACCTCGTGATCAAGACCGGTGCCGAGCGGCTCTCGGACTTCATGATCTGGCAGTCGGTCTACTCCGAACTGTACTTCACCGACGTCAACTGGCGCAACGTTCGAAAGCGGGACTTCCTCCGGGCGGTCCGGGAGTTCTGCAATCGCTCGAGGCGGTTCGGGCGGTGA
- a CDS encoding ATP-dependent DNA helicase: MNVEDLSGLPPGAREHFHEEGIEELYPPQAAAVEAGILEGDSLVAAVPTASGKTMIAALSMLSAIERGGKALYIVPLRALASEKKAEFDTYEQFGVTTGVTTGNYESTSDWLATKDLIVATSEKVDSLVRNGADWLSELTCVVSDEVHLIDDRNRGPTLEVTLAKLRQLNPALQVVALSATVGNADEIAGWLGAELVDSDWRPIDLQTGVHYGSALHFDDGTTREVPVEGSEKQEEALVRDILEEGGSSLVFVNSRRNAEAAARRLARTSGPQLTPEERGRLADLATEIRDVSDTETSDDLATCIEQGSAFHHAGLASEHRTLVEDAFRDRLLKVISATPTLAAGVNTPARRVVVRDWRRFDATAGGMAPLNVLEVHQMMGRAGRPGLDPYGEAVLLAKNHDEMDDLFERYVWAEPEDVRSKLAAEPALRTHVLATVASGFATTREGLLSFLSDTLYASQSGEAGRLETVTDDVLGYLERNDFIEREGRESGNGSKTEPADEGAFVSAADLAESDSSDEAVTLRATSLGHTVSRLYLDPMSAAEIVHGLESADERPTPLGLYQLIARTPDMYELYLRSGEDEKFGELFYEREAELLGDAPSEYEDARFEDWLAALKTGKLLEDWAEEDDEDRLTDRYKIGPGDLRGKVDTAEWLLGAAESLAGEIGSEWTVAVREARARVEHGVREDLLELVGIRGVGRKRARQLYAAGLETPADLRAADKGIVLGALRGEKTAETILENAGREDPSMDGVEPRAPDGSPRSGGSGSRANESEAIESAGGNGEDDDDETQASLGDF; encoded by the coding sequence ATGAACGTCGAGGACCTCTCGGGACTGCCCCCCGGCGCCCGCGAACACTTCCACGAGGAAGGGATCGAGGAGCTGTACCCGCCCCAGGCCGCGGCCGTCGAGGCGGGTATCCTCGAGGGCGACAGCCTCGTCGCCGCGGTGCCGACCGCGAGCGGGAAGACGATGATCGCCGCCCTCTCGATGCTATCGGCAATCGAACGTGGCGGGAAGGCACTGTACATCGTCCCGCTCCGGGCGCTCGCCAGCGAGAAGAAGGCCGAGTTCGACACCTACGAGCAATTTGGCGTGACGACGGGCGTTACCACGGGCAACTACGAGTCCACGAGCGACTGGCTCGCCACGAAGGACCTGATCGTGGCCACGAGCGAGAAGGTCGACTCGCTCGTGCGCAACGGCGCCGACTGGCTCTCGGAACTGACCTGCGTCGTGAGCGACGAGGTCCACCTGATCGACGACCGCAACCGGGGACCGACGCTCGAGGTGACGCTGGCCAAACTGCGGCAACTCAACCCGGCCCTGCAGGTCGTCGCGCTCTCGGCGACGGTCGGCAACGCCGACGAGATCGCCGGCTGGCTCGGCGCCGAACTGGTCGACAGCGACTGGCGGCCGATCGACCTCCAGACGGGGGTCCACTACGGCAGCGCGCTACACTTCGACGACGGGACGACACGCGAGGTACCCGTCGAGGGCTCGGAAAAGCAAGAGGAGGCCCTCGTCAGGGACATCCTCGAGGAGGGGGGCTCCTCGCTCGTGTTCGTCAACTCGCGGCGGAACGCGGAGGCAGCGGCTCGCCGGTTAGCACGGACCAGCGGTCCCCAGCTCACGCCCGAAGAGCGAGGACGACTCGCCGACCTGGCGACCGAAATTCGGGACGTGAGCGACACCGAGACGAGCGACGACCTCGCGACTTGCATCGAGCAGGGCTCGGCGTTTCATCACGCCGGCCTGGCGAGCGAGCACCGGACGCTGGTCGAGGACGCCTTTCGAGATCGGTTGCTCAAGGTCATCTCGGCGACCCCGACCCTCGCCGCTGGCGTCAACACCCCCGCGCGCCGCGTCGTCGTTCGGGACTGGCGGCGTTTCGACGCGACCGCGGGCGGGATGGCCCCCCTGAACGTCCTCGAGGTCCACCAGATGATGGGACGGGCGGGCCGTCCGGGGCTCGATCCTTACGGCGAAGCCGTCCTGCTCGCGAAGAACCACGACGAGATGGACGACCTCTTCGAGCGCTACGTCTGGGCCGAGCCCGAGGACGTCCGCTCGAAGCTCGCCGCCGAGCCCGCCCTCCGGACGCACGTGCTGGCCACGGTCGCGTCCGGATTCGCCACCACGCGCGAGGGGCTGCTCTCGTTTCTCTCGGATACGCTCTACGCCAGCCAGTCGGGTGAGGCCGGTCGCCTCGAGACCGTCACCGACGACGTGCTGGGCTATCTCGAGCGAAACGACTTCATCGAGCGCGAAGGCAGGGAAAGCGGGAACGGGAGCAAAACAGAACCCGCCGACGAGGGCGCGTTCGTCTCCGCGGCCGACCTCGCCGAATCGGACTCGAGCGACGAGGCGGTGACGCTTCGAGCGACGAGCCTCGGCCACACCGTCTCGCGGCTCTACCTCGATCCGATGAGCGCCGCCGAAATCGTCCACGGGCTCGAGTCCGCCGACGAACGACCCACGCCCCTCGGCCTGTACCAGCTGATCGCCCGCACGCCGGACATGTACGAACTCTACCTCCGGTCGGGCGAGGACGAGAAGTTCGGCGAGTTGTTCTACGAACGCGAGGCCGAGTTGCTCGGCGACGCCCCGAGCGAGTACGAGGACGCCCGCTTCGAGGACTGGCTCGCCGCCCTCAAGACCGGAAAACTGCTCGAGGACTGGGCCGAGGAGGACGACGAGGATCGGCTCACCGATCGCTACAAGATCGGACCCGGTGACCTTCGCGGGAAGGTCGACACCGCCGAGTGGCTCCTGGGCGCCGCCGAATCGCTGGCCGGCGAGATCGGCAGCGAGTGGACGGTCGCGGTGCGGGAGGCTCGCGCCCGCGTCGAACACGGCGTCCGCGAGGACCTGCTCGAACTGGTCGGGATCCGCGGCGTCGGTCGCAAGCGCGCCCGGCAGCTGTACGCCGCGGGGCTCGAGACGCCCGCGGATCTCCGGGCAGCGGACAAGGGTATCGTGCTCGGAGCGCTCAGAGGGGAGAAGACCGCCGAGACGATCCTCGAGAACGCCGGTCGCGAGGACCCGTCGATGGACGGCGTCGAGCCGCGAGCGCCGGACGGGTCGCCCCGAAGTGGCGGCAGTGGCAGTCGCGCCAACGAGAGCGAAGCCATCGAATCCGCCGGCGGCAATGGAGAAGACGATGACGACGAAACGCAGGCCTCCCTGGGGGATTTCTGA